In a genomic window of Taeniopygia guttata chromosome 11, bTaeGut7.mat, whole genome shotgun sequence:
- the MC1R gene encoding melanocyte-stimulating hormone receptor — protein MATLAPLRLLREPSNASEGNQSNATVGASAGRCQGLDIPNELFLALGLVSLVENLLVVAAILKNRNLHSPTYYFIGCLAVSDMLVSISNLAEMLFMLLLEHGVLVMRPSIVRHMDSVIDTLICSSVVSSLSFLGVIAVDRYITIFYALRYHSIMTLQRAVVTMASVWLASTASSTVLITYYHSNTIRLCLIGFFLFMLVLMLVLYIHMFALARHHLHSISSQQKPTTAYRGGSLKGAVTLTILLGVFFICWGPFFFHLILIVTCPTNPFCTCFFSYFNLFLVLMICNSVIDPLIYAFRSQELRRTLREVVTCSW, from the coding sequence ATGGCGACGCTGGCCCCCCTGCGTCTGCTGCGTGAGCCCTCGAATGCCAGCGAGGGCAACCAGAGCAACGCCACGGTCGGGGCCAGCGCTGGCAGGTGCCAGGGGCTGGACATTCCCAACGAGCTGTtcctggcactggggctggtgAGCCTGGTGGAGAACCTGCTGGTGGTGGCTGCCATCCTGAAGAACAGGAACCTGCACTCGCCCACCTACTACTTCATCGGCTGCCTGGCGGTGTCGGACATGCTGGTGAGCATCAGCAACCTGGCGGAGATGCTCttcatgctgctgctggagcacgGGGTGCTGGTGATGCGCCCCAGCATCGTCCGCCACATGGACAGCGTCATCGACACGCTCATCTGCAGCTCCGTCGTCTCGTCCCTCTCCTTCCTGGGGGTCATTGCCGTCGACCGCTACATCACCATCTTCTACGCCCTGCGCTACCACAGCATCATGACGCTGCAGCGGGCCGTGGTCACCATGGCCAGCGTCTGGCTGGCCAGCACTGCGTCCAGCACCGTCTTGATCACCTACTACCACAGCAACACCATCCGCCTCTGCCTCATCGGCTTCTTCCTCTTCATGCTGGTGCTCATGCTGGTGCTCTACATCCACATGTTCGCCCTGGCCCGCCACCACCTCCACAGCATCTCCAGCCAGCAGAAGCCAACCACCGCCTACCGTGGAGGCAGCCTGAAGGGTGCTGTCACCCTCACCATTCTCCTGGGCGTCTTCTTTATCTGCTGGGGGCCCTTCTTCTTCCACCTCATCCTCATCGTCACCTGTCCCACCAACCCCTTCTGCACCTGCTTCTTCAGCTACTTCAACCTTTTCCTGGTCCTCATGATCTGTAACTCGGTGATTGACCCCCTCATCTACGCCTTCCGGAGCCAGGAGCTCCGCCGGACGCTGCGGGAGGTGGTGACGTGCTCCTGGTAG
- the TUBB3 gene encoding tubulin beta-3 chain, producing the protein MREIVHIQAGQCGNQIGAKFWEVISDEHGIDPSGNYVGDSDLQLERISVYYNEASSHKYVPRAILVDLEPGTMDSVRSGAFGHLFRPDNFIFGQSGAGNNWAKGHYTEGAELVDSVLDVVRKECENCDCLQGFQLTHSLGGGTGSGMGTLLISKVREEYPDRIMNTFSVVPSPKVSDTVVEPYNATLSIHQLVENTDETYCIDNEALYDICFRTLKLATPTYGDLNHLVSATMSGVTTSLRFPGQLNADLRKLAVNMVPFPRLHFFMPGFAPLTARGSQQYRALTVPELTQQMFDAKNMMAACDPRHGRYLTVATVFRGRMSMKEVDEQMLAIQSKNSSYFVEWIPNNVKVAVCDIPPRGLKMSSTFIGNSTAIQELFKRISEQFTAMFRRKAFLHWYTGEGMDEMEFTEAESNMNDLVSEYQQYQDATAEEEGEMYEDDEEESEAQGAK; encoded by the exons ATGAGGGAGATCGTCCACATCCAGGCGGGGCAATGCGGCAACCAGATCGGCGCCAAG TTCTGGGAGGTGATCAGCGACGAGCACGGCATCGACCCCAGCGGCAACTACGTGGGGGACTCGGACCTGCAGCTTGAACGCATCAGTGTCTACTACAATGAGGCCTCTT CTCACAAGTACGTGCCTCGCGCCATCCTGGTGGACCTGGAGCCGGGGACGATGGACAGCGTGCGCTCGGGCGCCTTCGGCCACCTCTTCCGCCCCGACAACTTCATCTTCG ggCAGAGCGGTGCCGGGAACAACTGGGCAAAGGGGCACTACACAGAGGGGGCCGAGCTGGTGGACTCGGTGCTGGACGTGGTGCGGAAGGAGTGTGAGAACTGCGACTGCCTGCAGGGCTTCCAGCTGACCCACTCGCTGGGCGGGGGCACCGGCTCGGGCATGGGCACGCTGCTCATCAGCAAGGTGCGGGAGGAGTACCCCGACCGCATCATGAACACCTTCAGCGTGGTGCCCTCCCCCAAGGTGTCGGACACGGTGGTGGAGCCCTACAACGCCACGCTGTCCATCCACCAGCTGGTGGAGAACACGGACGAGACCTACTGCATCGACAACGAGGCGCTCTACGACATCTGCTTCCGCACCCTCAAGCTGGCCACCCCCACCTACGGCGACCTCAACCACCTGGTCTCGGCCACCATGAGCGGCGTCACCACCTCCCTGCGCTTCCCCGGCCAGCTCAACGCCGACCTGCGCAAGCTGGCCGTCAACATGGTGCCCTTCCCGCGGCTGCACTTCTTCATGCCCGGCTTCGCGCCGCTGACGGCGCGTGGCAGCCAGCAGTACCGCGCCCTCACCGTGCCCGAGCTCACCCAGCAGATGTTCGACGCCAAGAACATGATGGCAGCGTGTGACCCCCGCCACGGCCGCTACCTCACCGTGGCCACCGTCTTCCGTGGCCGCATGTCCATGAAGGAGGTGGACGAACAGATGTTGGCCATCCAGAGCAAGAACAGCTCCTACTTTGTGGAGTGGATCCCCAACAACGTCAAGGTGGCCGTGTGTGACATCCCGCCACGGGGGCTGAAGATGTCCTCCACCTTCATCGGGAACAGCACGGCCATCCAGGAGCTTTTCAAGCGCATCTCGGAGCAGTTCACGGCCATGTTCCGCCGCAAGGCCTTCCTGCACTGGTACACGGGCGAGGGCATGGACGAGATGGAGTTCACCGAGGCCGAGAGCAACATGAACGACCTGGTGTCCGAGTACCAGCAGTACCAGGACGCCACGGCCGAGGAGGAGGGCGAGATGTACGAGGACGACGAGGAGGAGTCGGAGGCGCAGGGCGCCAAGTGA
- the DEF8 gene encoding differentially expressed in FDCP 8 homolog isoform X1: MGARYRPVAMASDERLARFRQAHLNPFNKSPEQPERPDGESPAPAQQPDPTPGDPEGALDLGLAEDHFSRPVGLILASDVAQLRRAIEECKRVILALPEHSERQKDAVVRLIHLRLKLQELKDPGEDEPNIRVVLEHRFYKEKSKSVKQMCDKCSTIIWGLIQTWYTCTGCCYRCHSKCLPLVSRPCVRAQVSHQAEYQLSICPESGLDSQDYRCAECRAPISLRGVPSEARQCDYTGLYYCSSCHWNDLAVVPARAIHNWDFEPRKVSRCSMRYLALMVSRPVLKLREINPLLFNYVEELVEIRKLRQDILLMKPYFITCKEAMEARLLLQLQDRQHFVENDEMYSLQDLMDIEAGRLGCSLTEIHTLFAKHIKLDCERCQAKGFVCELCREGDVLFPFDSHTSVCADCSAVFHRDCYYDNSTTCPRCARLSLRKQSLFQDSGTEVEP, translated from the exons ATGGGTGCACGGTACCG GCCGGTGGCAATGGCATCGGACGAGCGGCTGGCCCGCTTCCGCCAGGCCCACCTGAACCCCTTCAACAAGAGCCCCGAGCAGCCGGAGCGCCCCGATGGAGAATCCCCTGCCCCag CCCAGCAGCCGGATCCCACCCCGGGGGACCCCGAGGGCGCCCTGGACCTGGGGCTGGCCGAGGACCACTTCTCCCGGCCCGTG GGGCTGATCCTGGCGTCGGACGTGGCGCAGCTGCGCCGCGCCATCGAGGAGTGCAAGCGGGTGATCCTGGCGCTGCCCGAGCACTCGGAgcggcagaaggacgccgtgGTCCGCCTCATCCACCTCCGCCTcaagctgcaggagctgaag GACCCTGGTGAGGATGAGCCCAACATCCGGGTGGTCCTGGAGCATCGTTTCTACAAGGAGAAGAGCAAGAGCGTCAAGCAGATGTGTGACAAGTGCAGCACCATCATCTGGGGGCTGATCCAGACCTGGTACACCTGCACAG GCTGCTGCTACCGGTGCCACAGCAAGTGCCTGCCGCTGGTGAGCCGGCCGTGTGTGCGTGCCCAGGTGAGCCACCAGGCCGAGTACCAGCTCAGCATCTGCCCCGAGAGCGGCCTGGACAGCCAGGACTACCGCTGTGCCGAGTGCCGGGCCCCCATCTCCCTCC GGGGGGTGCCCAGCGAGGCCCGGCAGTGCGACTACACCGGCCTCTACTActgctccagctgccactgGAACGACCTGGCCGTGGTGCCCGCCCGTGCCATCCACAACTGGGACTTTGAGCCCCGCAAG GTGTCACGGTGCAGCATGAGGTACCTGGCACTGATGGTGTCACGGCCGGTGCTGAAGCTGCGGGAGATCAACCCTCTGCTCTTCAACTACGtggaggagctggtggagaTCCGG AAGCTGCGCCAGGACATCCTGCTGATGAAGCCCTACTTCATCACCTGCAAGGAGGCGATGGAGGCacggctgctgctgcag CTGCAGGACCGGCAGCACTTTGTGGAGAACGATGAGATGTACTCGCTGCAGGACCTGATGGACATCGAGGCCGGGCGCCTCGGCTGCTCCCTCACCGAGATCCACACGCTCTTTGCCAAGCACATCAAGCTGGACTGCGAG cgATGCCAGGCCAAGGGCTTCGTCTGTGAGCTGTGCCGGGAGGGCGACGTGCTCTTCCCCTTCGACAGCCACACCTCGGTCTGCGCCGACTGCTCTGCCGTCTTCCACAG GGACTGCTACTACGACAACTCCACCACCTGCCCCCGGTGCGCCCGGCTGAGCCTGCGGAAGCAATCCTTGTTCCAGGACTCCGGCACGGAGGTGGAACCTTGA
- the DEF8 gene encoding differentially expressed in FDCP 8 homolog isoform X2, with protein MASDERLARFRQAHLNPFNKSPEQPERPDGESPAPAQQPDPTPGDPEGALDLGLAEDHFSRPVGLILASDVAQLRRAIEECKRVILALPEHSERQKDAVVRLIHLRLKLQELKDPGEDEPNIRVVLEHRFYKEKSKSVKQMCDKCSTIIWGLIQTWYTCTGCCYRCHSKCLPLVSRPCVRAQVSHQAEYQLSICPESGLDSQDYRCAECRAPISLRGVPSEARQCDYTGLYYCSSCHWNDLAVVPARAIHNWDFEPRKVSRCSMRYLALMVSRPVLKLREINPLLFNYVEELVEIRKLRQDILLMKPYFITCKEAMEARLLLQLQDRQHFVENDEMYSLQDLMDIEAGRLGCSLTEIHTLFAKHIKLDCERCQAKGFVCELCREGDVLFPFDSHTSVCADCSAVFHRDCYYDNSTTCPRCARLSLRKQSLFQDSGTEVEP; from the exons ATGGCATCGGACGAGCGGCTGGCCCGCTTCCGCCAGGCCCACCTGAACCCCTTCAACAAGAGCCCCGAGCAGCCGGAGCGCCCCGATGGAGAATCCCCTGCCCCag CCCAGCAGCCGGATCCCACCCCGGGGGACCCCGAGGGCGCCCTGGACCTGGGGCTGGCCGAGGACCACTTCTCCCGGCCCGTG GGGCTGATCCTGGCGTCGGACGTGGCGCAGCTGCGCCGCGCCATCGAGGAGTGCAAGCGGGTGATCCTGGCGCTGCCCGAGCACTCGGAgcggcagaaggacgccgtgGTCCGCCTCATCCACCTCCGCCTcaagctgcaggagctgaag GACCCTGGTGAGGATGAGCCCAACATCCGGGTGGTCCTGGAGCATCGTTTCTACAAGGAGAAGAGCAAGAGCGTCAAGCAGATGTGTGACAAGTGCAGCACCATCATCTGGGGGCTGATCCAGACCTGGTACACCTGCACAG GCTGCTGCTACCGGTGCCACAGCAAGTGCCTGCCGCTGGTGAGCCGGCCGTGTGTGCGTGCCCAGGTGAGCCACCAGGCCGAGTACCAGCTCAGCATCTGCCCCGAGAGCGGCCTGGACAGCCAGGACTACCGCTGTGCCGAGTGCCGGGCCCCCATCTCCCTCC GGGGGGTGCCCAGCGAGGCCCGGCAGTGCGACTACACCGGCCTCTACTActgctccagctgccactgGAACGACCTGGCCGTGGTGCCCGCCCGTGCCATCCACAACTGGGACTTTGAGCCCCGCAAG GTGTCACGGTGCAGCATGAGGTACCTGGCACTGATGGTGTCACGGCCGGTGCTGAAGCTGCGGGAGATCAACCCTCTGCTCTTCAACTACGtggaggagctggtggagaTCCGG AAGCTGCGCCAGGACATCCTGCTGATGAAGCCCTACTTCATCACCTGCAAGGAGGCGATGGAGGCacggctgctgctgcag CTGCAGGACCGGCAGCACTTTGTGGAGAACGATGAGATGTACTCGCTGCAGGACCTGATGGACATCGAGGCCGGGCGCCTCGGCTGCTCCCTCACCGAGATCCACACGCTCTTTGCCAAGCACATCAAGCTGGACTGCGAG cgATGCCAGGCCAAGGGCTTCGTCTGTGAGCTGTGCCGGGAGGGCGACGTGCTCTTCCCCTTCGACAGCCACACCTCGGTCTGCGCCGACTGCTCTGCCGTCTTCCACAG GGACTGCTACTACGACAACTCCACCACCTGCCCCCGGTGCGCCCGGCTGAGCCTGCGGAAGCAATCCTTGTTCCAGGACTCCGGCACGGAGGTGGAACCTTGA
- the DBNDD1 gene encoding dysbindin domain-containing protein 1 isoform X1, which yields MQAEARAEFCSRDQRPELGKEPLVPERPAGTPTHGPAQETPRVPAEEQGGIPIPSAGLLQVTERRQPLSSVSSLEVHFDLLDLTELTDMSDQELAEVFADSDEENAAGEPPGGERGSGAAGPGLSARAGAPLTAAPPAVRPAGLQPPAAPRAGYLRSPSWTRAREQGRDKKHLSDPELPPGPPGPPDAFLPAERPREP from the exons ATGCAGGCGGAGGCCAGAGCGGAATTCTGCAGCCGGGACCAGCGCCCTG AGCTTGGCAAGGAGCCGCTGGTCCCGGAGCGCCCCGCAGGGACCCCCACGCACGGGCCGGCCCAGGAGACCCCCCGAGTCCCCGCGGAGGAGCAGGGGggcatccccatccccagcgCCGGCCTGCTGCAGGTCACCGAGCGCCGAC AGCCCCTGAGCAGCGTGTCCTCGCTGGAGGTGCACTTCGACCTGCTGGACCTGACGGAGCTGACGGATATGTCGGACCAGGAGCTGGCCGAGGTCTTCGCCGACTCCGACGAGGAGAACGCGGCCGGAGAGCCGCCCGGCGGTGAGCGGGGCTCCGGGGCCGCCGGTCCCGGCCTGTCCGCCCGTGCCGGTGCCCCGCTGACCGCCGCCCCCCCGGCCGTGCGTCCCGCAGGGCTGCAGCCGCCGGCGGCGCCCCGGGCCGGGTACCTGCGCTCGCCCTCCTGGACCCGCGCTCGGGAGCAGGGCCGCGACAAGAAGCACCTGAGTGACCCCGAGCTGccgccgggacccccgggacccccggacGCCTTCCTGCCCGCCGAGCGCCCGCGGGAGCCGTAG
- the DBNDD1 gene encoding dysbindin domain-containing protein 1 isoform X2: protein MQAEARAEFCSRDQRPELGKEPLVPERPAGTPTHGPAQETPRVPAEEQGGIPIPSAGLLQVTERRQPLSSVSSLEVHFDLLDLTELTDMSDQELAEVFADSDEENAAGEPPGGLQPPAAPRAGYLRSPSWTRAREQGRDKKHLSDPELPPGPPGPPDAFLPAERPREP from the exons ATGCAGGCGGAGGCCAGAGCGGAATTCTGCAGCCGGGACCAGCGCCCTG AGCTTGGCAAGGAGCCGCTGGTCCCGGAGCGCCCCGCAGGGACCCCCACGCACGGGCCGGCCCAGGAGACCCCCCGAGTCCCCGCGGAGGAGCAGGGGggcatccccatccccagcgCCGGCCTGCTGCAGGTCACCGAGCGCCGAC AGCCCCTGAGCAGCGTGTCCTCGCTGGAGGTGCACTTCGACCTGCTGGACCTGACGGAGCTGACGGATATGTCGGACCAGGAGCTGGCCGAGGTCTTCGCCGACTCCGACGAGGAGAACGCGGCCGGAGAGCCGCCCGGCG GGCTGCAGCCGCCGGCGGCGCCCCGGGCCGGGTACCTGCGCTCGCCCTCCTGGACCCGCGCTCGGGAGCAGGGCCGCGACAAGAAGCACCTGAGTGACCCCGAGCTGccgccgggacccccgggacccccggacGCCTTCCTGCCCGCCGAGCGCCCGCGGGAGCCGTAG
- the GAS8 gene encoding dynein regulatory complex subunit 4 isoform X1 gives MAPKKKAGKAGRGPAVVDGLAPEDMSREELLEHTARLRQELERERQERSSFQLECHRIQSYWEITRRELEERKAELRNRDRELEEAEERHQLEIKVYKQKVKHLLHEQQENLTELKAEGVLSLRRAQKDHWDQEQELWKEKRSLNIRLKEQELANEAAITNLCLKHEEEMAQLRSNFELQTKEMEAKYTRKMQALRDEMDLRRKTDIHELEERKNTQISELMGNHEGAFGAIKNYYNDITAKNLTLIKLLKEQVEELKKKEAVLEKEKADVLRENKGLAEPLQEAQGLVAELQKKLVHYYRDKEALMNSKAHLKITQKELKDLQWEHEVLEQRFSKVQEERDDLYQKFTIAINEVQQKTGFKNLLLERKLQGLLTLLEQKEVELSEVLAASNLDPSALSLVSQKLEDVLSSKNATIQDLQLQLARVCKAHNDMLQTFKAKLTAFGIPLDNLGFQPLSFPFPGQELGQGPAGLISVPT, from the exons ATG GCACCCAAAAAGAAAGCAGGGAAAGCGGGCAGAGGCCCAGCGGTGGTGGATGGCCTGGCCCCGGAGGACATGAGCCGGGAGGAG ctgctggagcacacGGCGCGTCTCCggcaggagctggagcgggAGCGGCAGGAGCGGAGCTCCTTCCAGCTGGAGTGTCACAGGATCCAGAGCTACTGGGAGATCACCCGCCGCGagctggaggagaggaaggCGGAGCTGCGGAACCGGGACCGCGAGCtggaggaggcggaggagcgGCACCAGCTGGAGAtcaag GTGTACAAGCAGAAGGTGAAGCACCTGCTGCACGAGCAGCAGGAGAACCTGACGGAGCTGAAGGCGGAGGGAGTCCTGTCCCTGAGGCGGGCCCAGAAAGATCACTGGgaccaggagcaggagctgtggaaagAGAAGCGCTCCTTGAACATAAGGCTGAAGGAGCAGGAGTTGGCCAATGAGGCAGCCATTACAAACCTCTGCCTG AAACATGAGGAGGAGATGGCCCAGCTACGCAGCAACTTTGAGCTGCAGACCAAAG AGATGGAGGCCAAGTACACCAGGAAGATGCAGGCGCTGCGGGATGAGATGGACCTGCGCAGGAAGACAGACATCCACGagctggaggagaggaagaaCACCCAGATCAGCGAGCTGATGGGGAACCATGAGGGGGCTTTTGGTGCCATCAAGAACTACTACAACGATATCACCGCCAAAAACCTGACACTCATCAAGCTGCTGAAG gagcaggtggaagagctgaagaagaaggaggctgtcctggagaaggagaaggcagACGTGCTGCGAGAGAACAAGGGGCTGGCAGAGCCGCTGCAGGAGGCCCAGGGGCTGGTGGCTGAGCTGCAGAAGAAGCTGGTTCACTACTACAGGGACAAGGAGGCCCTGATG AACTCCAAAGCCCATCTGAAAATCACCCAGAAGGAACTGAAGGACCTTCAGTGGGAACACGAGGTGCTGGAGCAGCGGTTCAGTAAG GTCCAGGAAGAGCGAGACGACCTCTATCAGAAGTTCACTATAGCCATTAACGAGGTGCAGCAAAAAACGGGGTTCAAGAACCTGCTCCTGGAGCGGAAGTTGCAGGGACTCCTCACCCTCCTGGAGCAGAAGGAGGTGGAGCTCAGCGAGGTCCTTGCAGCCTCCAACCTCGACCCCAGCGCTCTCTCCTTGGTCTCGCAGAAGCTGGAG GACGTGCTCAGTTCCAAGAATGCCACCATCCAggacctgcagctccagctggccaGAGTCTGCAAG GCACACAACGACATGCTGCAGACCTTCAAGGCAAAGCTGACAGCCTTTGGCATCCCCCTGGACAACCTGGGCTTCCAGCCACTGTCCTTCCCCTTCCCGGGGCAGGAACTggggcagggccctgctggaCTCATTTCAGTGCCCACCTGA
- the GAS8 gene encoding dynein regulatory complex subunit 4 isoform X2, with amino-acid sequence MSREELLEHTARLRQELERERQERSSFQLECHRIQSYWEITRRELEERKAELRNRDRELEEAEERHQLEIKVYKQKVKHLLHEQQENLTELKAEGVLSLRRAQKDHWDQEQELWKEKRSLNIRLKEQELANEAAITNLCLKHEEEMAQLRSNFELQTKEMEAKYTRKMQALRDEMDLRRKTDIHELEERKNTQISELMGNHEGAFGAIKNYYNDITAKNLTLIKLLKEQVEELKKKEAVLEKEKADVLRENKGLAEPLQEAQGLVAELQKKLVHYYRDKEALMNSKAHLKITQKELKDLQWEHEVLEQRFSKVQEERDDLYQKFTIAINEVQQKTGFKNLLLERKLQGLLTLLEQKEVELSEVLAASNLDPSALSLVSQKLEDVLSSKNATIQDLQLQLARVCKAHNDMLQTFKAKLTAFGIPLDNLGFQPLSFPFPGQELGQGPAGLISVPT; translated from the exons ATGAGCCGGGAGGAG ctgctggagcacacGGCGCGTCTCCggcaggagctggagcgggAGCGGCAGGAGCGGAGCTCCTTCCAGCTGGAGTGTCACAGGATCCAGAGCTACTGGGAGATCACCCGCCGCGagctggaggagaggaaggCGGAGCTGCGGAACCGGGACCGCGAGCtggaggaggcggaggagcgGCACCAGCTGGAGAtcaag GTGTACAAGCAGAAGGTGAAGCACCTGCTGCACGAGCAGCAGGAGAACCTGACGGAGCTGAAGGCGGAGGGAGTCCTGTCCCTGAGGCGGGCCCAGAAAGATCACTGGgaccaggagcaggagctgtggaaagAGAAGCGCTCCTTGAACATAAGGCTGAAGGAGCAGGAGTTGGCCAATGAGGCAGCCATTACAAACCTCTGCCTG AAACATGAGGAGGAGATGGCCCAGCTACGCAGCAACTTTGAGCTGCAGACCAAAG AGATGGAGGCCAAGTACACCAGGAAGATGCAGGCGCTGCGGGATGAGATGGACCTGCGCAGGAAGACAGACATCCACGagctggaggagaggaagaaCACCCAGATCAGCGAGCTGATGGGGAACCATGAGGGGGCTTTTGGTGCCATCAAGAACTACTACAACGATATCACCGCCAAAAACCTGACACTCATCAAGCTGCTGAAG gagcaggtggaagagctgaagaagaaggaggctgtcctggagaaggagaaggcagACGTGCTGCGAGAGAACAAGGGGCTGGCAGAGCCGCTGCAGGAGGCCCAGGGGCTGGTGGCTGAGCTGCAGAAGAAGCTGGTTCACTACTACAGGGACAAGGAGGCCCTGATG AACTCCAAAGCCCATCTGAAAATCACCCAGAAGGAACTGAAGGACCTTCAGTGGGAACACGAGGTGCTGGAGCAGCGGTTCAGTAAG GTCCAGGAAGAGCGAGACGACCTCTATCAGAAGTTCACTATAGCCATTAACGAGGTGCAGCAAAAAACGGGGTTCAAGAACCTGCTCCTGGAGCGGAAGTTGCAGGGACTCCTCACCCTCCTGGAGCAGAAGGAGGTGGAGCTCAGCGAGGTCCTTGCAGCCTCCAACCTCGACCCCAGCGCTCTCTCCTTGGTCTCGCAGAAGCTGGAG GACGTGCTCAGTTCCAAGAATGCCACCATCCAggacctgcagctccagctggccaGAGTCTGCAAG GCACACAACGACATGCTGCAGACCTTCAAGGCAAAGCTGACAGCCTTTGGCATCCCCCTGGACAACCTGGGCTTCCAGCCACTGTCCTTCCCCTTCCCGGGGCAGGAACTggggcagggccctgctggaCTCATTTCAGTGCCCACCTGA
- the LOC115496849 gene encoding 5-hydroxyisourate hydrolase isoform X2, whose translation MAEVGKGTLTTHVLNTATGLPAAGLTIRLARLQEPGPQWTELAQRHTDADGRCQPLLAPEQAKAGTYKLHFETAEYWQGLGHSSFYPFVEVIFIITDPTQKLHVPLLISPYSYTTYRGS comes from the exons ATGGCTGAGGTGGGCAAGGGCACTCTGACCACCCACGTGCTGAACACGGCCACGGGGCTGCCGGCAGCCGGCCTCACCATCCGCCTGGcccggctgcaggagccagggccGCAGTGGACGGAGCTGGCACAGAG GCACACGGATGCAGATGGGCGctgccagcccctcctggcACCAGAACAGGCCAAGGCTGGCACCTACAAGCTGCACTTTGAGACAGCTGAGTACTGGCAGGGactggggcacagcagcttcTACCCCTTCGTGGAG GTCATCTTCATCATCACTGACCCCACACAGAAGCTCCACGTCCCGCTGCTGATCAGCCCCTACTCCTACACCACATACCGGGGCAGTTAG
- the LOC115496849 gene encoding 5-hydroxyisourate hydrolase isoform X1 yields MAFCVGSPTTGPWPSGTEHSQAEGMAEVGKGTLTTHVLNTATGLPAAGLTIRLARLQEPGPQWTELAQRHTDADGRCQPLLAPEQAKAGTYKLHFETAEYWQGLGHSSFYPFVEVIFIITDPTQKLHVPLLISPYSYTTYRGS; encoded by the exons ATGGCGTTTTGTGTGGGGTCACCCACCACAGGTCCCTGGCCGAGTGggacagagcacagccag GCTGAGGGCATGGCTGAGGTGGGCAAGGGCACTCTGACCACCCACGTGCTGAACACGGCCACGGGGCTGCCGGCAGCCGGCCTCACCATCCGCCTGGcccggctgcaggagccagggccGCAGTGGACGGAGCTGGCACAGAG GCACACGGATGCAGATGGGCGctgccagcccctcctggcACCAGAACAGGCCAAGGCTGGCACCTACAAGCTGCACTTTGAGACAGCTGAGTACTGGCAGGGactggggcacagcagcttcTACCCCTTCGTGGAG GTCATCTTCATCATCACTGACCCCACACAGAAGCTCCACGTCCCGCTGCTGATCAGCCCCTACTCCTACACCACATACCGGGGCAGTTAG